In Patescibacteria group bacterium, the following are encoded in one genomic region:
- a CDS encoding GtrA family protein has translation MKFIIVGLGNTAIDFGVLNLLIQIWHWQVLPANAVSFSLAVTNSYFLTKYWTFQDKSVNSWQQFSGFVAVNLLGLGISTLIIKYGLPASGDYWPSLAFDWRYNIVKVVSVFVIWVWNFLAYKFIIFGKRKSSII, from the coding sequence ATGAAGTTTATCATTGTTGGACTGGGTAATACGGCGATAGATTTTGGAGTATTGAATTTGCTGATCCAAATCTGGCATTGGCAAGTCTTACCGGCGAATGCAGTTTCCTTTTCGCTGGCGGTAACCAACAGTTATTTTTTGACTAAATATTGGACTTTTCAGGACAAGTCAGTTAATAGTTGGCAGCAGTTTAGCGGGTTTGTAGCGGTTAATTTGCTGGGCTTAGGTATTTCCACTTTGATCATTAAGTATGGCCTACCCGCATCAGGCGACTATTGGCCGAGTTTGGCTTTCGACTGGCGCTATAATATAGTTAAAGTTGTGTCAGTTTTTGTTATCTGGGTCTGGAATTTCTTAGCCTATAAATTTATCATCTTTGGAAAACGCAAATCATCCATCATATAA
- a CDS encoding class I SAM-dependent methyltransferase, translated as MDDQAVRALAEEEKTYWWHISRRAILQTILNRFHGLLFCHPERNDSGVEGSPPLDSSTSLGMTREEKLRILDVGCGTGENFYWLSKFGEIVGTDTSELAVALAAQKGKAVLGRAEDLPVESGEFDLVTAFDVLEHLADESRVLGEWGRVLLSGGLLFISVPAYQSLFGPHDRALGHFRRYNLRPLTKLLQNNGFNIIFSSYFFCLTFPLFWLQRIFVKKSSQALVQYIAVPKWINNFLIGVGKVESWWLSFAKFPFGSSIVILAKKSHGNASTPLGK; from the coding sequence ATGGATGATCAGGCAGTGCGGGCATTGGCGGAGGAGGAGAAAACTTATTGGTGGCATATCAGCCGCCGAGCGATTTTGCAGACAATATTAAATAGGTTTCATGGTTTACTTTTCTGTCATCCTGAGCGGAACGACAGTGGAGTCGAAGGATCTCCTCCGCTAGATTCCTCGACTTCGCTCGGAATGACAAGGGAGGAGAAACTAAGGATTCTGGATGTCGGATGCGGGACAGGAGAAAACTTCTACTGGCTAAGCAAATTCGGCGAGATAGTAGGGACTGACACGAGCGAGCTGGCAGTTGCATTAGCTGCCCAAAAAGGAAAGGCAGTGTTAGGTAGGGCAGAAGATTTGCCAGTGGAAAGCGGAGAATTCGATTTAGTCACCGCCTTTGATGTTTTAGAACATTTAGCTGATGAAAGTCGGGTATTAGGGGAGTGGGGGAGAGTTTTGCTCTCTGGTGGCTTATTATTCATCTCTGTGCCGGCATATCAGAGTTTGTTCGGTCCGCATGACCGCGCATTGGGGCACTTTCGGCGTTATAATTTACGGCCATTAACTAAATTATTGCAAAACAATGGTTTTAATATCATCTTTAGTTCGTATTTTTTTTGTTTAACCTTTCCTTTATTTTGGCTCCAGCGGATTTTCGTGAAAAAATCTTCTCAAGCTTTGGTCCAATATATAGCTGTACCCAAATGGATTAATAATTTTTTGATTGGTGTAGGCAAAGTTGAATCCTGGTGGTTGAGTTTCGCTAAATTTCCCTTTGGCAGCAGTATAGTAATATTAGCTAAAAAAAGTCATGGTAATGCCTCGACTCCGCTCGGCAAATAA
- a CDS encoding LysM peptidoglycan-binding domain-containing protein produces MRSTSTIYRFGLVLLAVIILNLAPARILAIEGNGVSVFPAATNEYPGIRSWFVYEAEPGKEIKDKVLIKNHSNSTVTLKVAVLDGAVTKDGGYTLVGGVEENKDVGTWSTLSRNSVTLPPQSQQTIDLTVKVPLDADVGSHPGGVVIWEDKTATAGATKSAGQLSVVTRVAARLYLTVPGDIIRKLRIENVHHTIYKDVLYFQMTMHNDGNVQLTPKADVKLRGIFGSAGEQLKSQFGMILRGGTIQAKIPWQKHPPKFGRFVADFRIHYGEEDFKGEYVKDEYQDIQYVFWLIPWLTMLWWLIGLALLLLIRKFWLWIVIRQRLNTKTKEHTVKKGETLTTIAGIYNIDPKKIAKFNLLKWPYDLLVGDILLIPQGQMTKVEQKAQSSADKEALRRGVEEPIGKWFKNIFRHRPNSSGRHAEFTPVLRNSESEGWISASPRKILSARPGKRARLDSRQARQVQDEGSMVDLEPVIAEVGDTVKTVAEFAEVSAKEIIAINKLKWPYKLQAGQELFIPVPPVMAIKKSSGASRLAAKKTVKRRPPKRSK; encoded by the coding sequence ATGCGTTCAACATCAACAATTTATCGTTTTGGGTTGGTGCTTCTGGCTGTGATTATACTCAATTTAGCGCCAGCGCGAATTTTAGCGATTGAGGGAAATGGCGTCAGTGTCTTTCCAGCCGCAACGAATGAATACCCTGGTATCCGGTCGTGGTTTGTATACGAAGCAGAGCCGGGCAAAGAGATCAAAGACAAAGTATTAATTAAAAATCATAGCAATAGCACGGTTACCTTAAAAGTGGCTGTGTTGGATGGAGCAGTCACCAAAGACGGCGGCTATACTTTAGTGGGAGGCGTGGAAGAAAACAAAGATGTGGGGACTTGGTCAACTTTAAGCCGCAATAGCGTAACTTTGCCTCCCCAAAGCCAACAAACCATAGATTTGACCGTGAAAGTGCCATTAGATGCGGATGTTGGAAGCCACCCTGGCGGGGTAGTGATTTGGGAAGACAAGACCGCCACTGCCGGTGCGACAAAAAGTGCCGGCCAGTTGTCGGTAGTCACTCGCGTGGCAGCTCGGTTATATCTGACTGTTCCGGGAGATATCATCAGAAAACTGAGAATAGAAAATGTCCACCACACTATTTACAAGGATGTGCTGTATTTTCAGATGACGATGCACAATGATGGCAATGTCCAGTTGACTCCGAAAGCAGATGTGAAGTTGCGGGGGATTTTTGGTTCTGCGGGAGAACAGTTAAAATCTCAATTTGGGATGATCCTGCGGGGAGGCACGATCCAAGCTAAAATCCCTTGGCAAAAGCATCCGCCTAAGTTTGGCCGGTTTGTGGCTGATTTCCGGATCCATTATGGTGAAGAGGACTTTAAAGGTGAGTATGTCAAAGACGAATACCAAGATATTCAGTATGTCTTTTGGTTGATTCCATGGCTGACCATGCTCTGGTGGCTGATCGGACTAGCTCTCTTATTGCTGATACGCAAATTCTGGCTGTGGATCGTGATCCGCCAAAGGTTGAATACTAAAACCAAAGAGCACACTGTGAAAAAAGGCGAAACCTTAACGACGATTGCCGGTATTTATAATATAGATCCGAAAAAAATTGCCAAATTTAATTTATTAAAATGGCCATATGATCTATTGGTGGGAGATATCTTGCTTATCCCGCAAGGACAAATGACTAAAGTCGAACAAAAAGCGCAATCTAGTGCAGATAAGGAGGCTTTACGTCGCGGGGTAGAAGAACCTATAGGGAAATGGTTTAAAAATATTTTCAGGCACCGCCCTAATTCCAGTGGTCGTCATGCTGAATTTACGCCAGTCCTCCGAAACTCGGAGAGCGAAGGATGGATTTCAGCATCTCCAAGGAAGATTCTGTCTGCCCGGCCAGGGAAACGAGCCCGCCTTGACTCGCGTCAAGCGAGGCAGGTTCAGGATGAAGGAAGTATGGTTGATCTGGAGCCAGTGATTGCGGAGGTGGGGGACACCGTTAAAACTGTGGCGGAATTTGCCGAGGTAAGCGCCAAGGAAATCATTGCGATCAATAAATTGAAATGGCCATATAAGTTGCAGGCAGGACAGGAATTATTTATCCCGGTTCCTCCAGTAATGGCAATTAAAAAATCGTCTGGCGCGAGTAGATTAGCGGCTAAAAAAACCGTGAAGCGCCGGCCACCCAAACGATCAAAATAA
- a CDS encoding glycosyltransferase family 39 protein, producing MKKRTAKSKKVLVSKTKRGFAIWLTRFKKIKPQSLFDSVMARSDNYWLGVMALGVIISRWIGKSEYLFSTDSALYALALDHYDISMHQPHPPGYALYILFAKGFYLLIQDANLALVIVSIIFSVLAFYAVFYLAKLIYGRKVAWLSTIMLITGPLFWFYGQVALNYACDAFFSAWAGIYLYRAATDTKNYKALLWASLILAIGGGFRPTLIIFMVPLWLWTIWRQRSWRGLLINISIMLGGTLAWLFPAMWLSGGLLEFWQALSSILLGKAGLYSFTVFDQGLAKLAWYAKLIWNNLLLNFGLATFVTITYLASWLAPRAGERKLNLLNLWFWCLWVIPAMLFYLLIVFTIPGYLLVVLPALTILVAVATIGLIESLVAAYHVKTSQSLLITSLITVLAISIAGFNIFTYVKPSATVAMQKSTYPVIEVNNRLWRNVIPAIRNKFNPQSSLIALESPFLNWGFPQFEYYLPEYPVYIHTTWGVYNPDNKKWMLAYRHQWSLVDWLEILPTDESMIIIRNKWNIPTGAYSKLALGDGVGYLAYYDLGVPGIRELLNGITDVKVKGLAPITKEE from the coding sequence GTGAAGAAACGCACAGCCAAAAGCAAAAAAGTTCTCGTTAGTAAAACTAAGCGCGGTTTTGCGATCTGGCTGACTCGTTTCAAAAAAATCAAACCGCAGAGTTTGTTTGATTCAGTTATGGCACGATCGGATAATTATTGGTTAGGGGTGATGGCGCTAGGGGTTATTATTAGCCGATGGATTGGCAAATCGGAATATTTGTTTAGCACTGATTCGGCTTTGTATGCCTTGGCTTTGGATCATTATGATATCAGTATGCACCAGCCTCATCCACCGGGTTACGCTTTATATATATTATTTGCCAAGGGGTTTTACTTATTAATACAGGATGCCAACTTAGCGTTAGTCATAGTCAGTATTATTTTTTCAGTACTGGCTTTTTACGCTGTGTTTTATTTAGCCAAGTTAATTTACGGAAGAAAAGTGGCTTGGTTAAGTACTATTATGTTAATAACAGGCCCCTTATTTTGGTTTTATGGCCAGGTGGCGCTCAATTATGCTTGTGATGCTTTCTTCTCGGCTTGGGCGGGGATATATTTATATCGTGCAGCTACTGACACCAAAAATTACAAGGCGCTTCTGTGGGCAAGTTTGATCTTGGCTATCGGCGGGGGATTCCGGCCCACCCTGATCATCTTTATGGTTCCGTTGTGGTTGTGGACAATTTGGCGCCAACGCAGCTGGCGAGGGCTGCTTATTAATATATCTATTATGTTAGGGGGGACACTCGCATGGCTGTTCCCAGCCATGTGGCTGAGCGGCGGATTGCTTGAATTCTGGCAAGCCTTAAGCAGTATTTTATTAGGGAAAGCTGGTCTGTATAGTTTTACAGTATTCGACCAGGGTTTGGCCAAATTGGCGTGGTATGCGAAACTGATCTGGAATAATTTATTGCTTAATTTTGGGTTAGCTACTTTTGTCACTATAACTTACCTGGCTTCTTGGTTAGCTCCACGGGCCGGTGAGCGGAAGTTGAATCTGCTTAATCTCTGGTTTTGGTGTCTCTGGGTTATTCCAGCGATGCTGTTTTATCTATTGATAGTATTTACCATTCCCGGATATCTTTTGGTGGTACTGCCCGCTCTAACTATCCTGGTAGCGGTAGCTACCATAGGTTTAATTGAATCGTTGGTAGCGGCCTATCATGTTAAGACCAGTCAATCATTATTGATAACTTCTTTGATAACAGTGTTAGCTATTAGTATAGCTGGGTTCAATATTTTTACTTATGTTAAGCCAAGCGCCACTGTCGCTATGCAAAAGAGTACTTATCCCGTGATTGAAGTAAATAACAGACTTTGGCGAAATGTGATTCCGGCTATTCGCAATAAGTTTAATCCGCAAAGTTCCTTGATTGCCTTAGAATCGCCATTTCTCAATTGGGGATTTCCTCAATTTGAGTATTATTTACCGGAGTATCCGGTATATATCCATACCACTTGGGGAGTATATAATCCGGATAACAAAAAATGGATGTTGGCTTATAGGCACCAGTGGTCTTTGGTAGATTGGCTGGAAATATTGCCCACCGATGAATCTATGATCATCATCCGTAATAAGTGGAATATTCCCACCGGAGCATACTCTAAATTAGCATTAGGGGACGGTGTGGGTTATTTGGCTTACTATGATTTAGGCGTCCCTGGTATTCGCGAATTATTAAATGGTATAACTGATGTCAAGGTTAAAGGGCTCGCGCCCATCACAAAAGAAGAATAA
- a CDS encoding GIY-YIG nuclease family protein, with amino-acid sequence MRPESLYNRLMIKGGFTYIVGSYKLTLYTGVTNNLIRRVYEHKHNLIPGFTAKYKCHRLLYYETFDFIEQAII; translated from the coding sequence ATGCGTCCAGAATCTTTATACAATAGACTTATGATTAAAGGCGGATTTACATATATTGTAGGAAGTTACAAGTTGACTTTGTATACAGGAGTGACAAATAATCTAATACGCAGAGTTTATGAACATAAGCATAATTTAATTCCAGGCTTTACGGCTAAATATAAATGCCATAGACTACTTTATTACGAAACTTTTGATTTCATAGAGCAAGCTATTATTTGA
- a CDS encoding aminoacyl--tRNA ligase-related protein: MRYSQSFIKTNKEAPKEAETISHRLLLRGGFIHPLGAGFYSLLPLGFKVYLKIYNIIMDELHKIGVEDMVMPVVHPARVWKETGRFSEVGPELWKIKNRSDEDFVLAMTHEEVVTDAAKAIISSYKDLPKLVGQIQTKVRDEARARGGLIRTKEFTMQDAYSFDRDEAGLDAVYQKFIGAYNNIFQRVGVETVMIESSTGAMGGSGAHEFMMITPSGEDKIVICKDCGCAVNAEVLGIMKEGADEPNVSCKKCGSTNCEFKRGIESGNIFKLGTKYSIPMKLIYTDENNQQKPVVMGSYGIGLERLMASVIEASNDSRGMIWPENIAPFKLHLISIDKNKKADAIYEKLVGKGIEVFYDDRDVSPGEKFADADLIGIPYRATVSRKTAGKIELKRRTESEVKLVTTAELLKLLK; the protein is encoded by the coding sequence ATGAGGTATTCGCAAAGTTTTATTAAAACCAACAAGGAAGCGCCGAAAGAAGCGGAGACAATTTCGCACCGACTTTTGCTCCGCGGCGGGTTTATTCACCCCCTCGGTGCCGGATTTTATTCACTGCTCCCGCTGGGTTTTAAGGTTTATCTAAAGATCTACAACATCATTATGGACGAGCTGCATAAAATTGGTGTGGAAGATATGGTCATGCCGGTAGTGCACCCCGCTAGAGTGTGGAAAGAAACCGGCCGGTTTAGTGAAGTTGGGCCAGAACTTTGGAAGATAAAGAATCGCTCGGATGAAGATTTTGTCCTGGCTATGACTCACGAAGAAGTGGTGACCGATGCGGCCAAAGCAATCATTTCGTCTTACAAAGATCTGCCGAAATTAGTCGGGCAAATTCAAACCAAAGTGCGCGACGAAGCTCGGGCGAGAGGTGGATTAATTCGCACCAAAGAGTTTACTATGCAAGATGCTTATTCTTTCGACCGCGACGAAGCCGGATTGGATGCGGTTTATCAAAAATTTATTGGCGCTTATAATAATATCTTCCAGAGAGTGGGTGTCGAAACTGTGATGATAGAATCATCTACCGGCGCTATGGGCGGCTCCGGCGCTCATGAATTTATGATGATCACGCCGAGCGGAGAAGATAAGATTGTTATCTGTAAAGATTGCGGCTGTGCCGTGAATGCAGAAGTATTAGGTATTATGAAAGAAGGAGCGGACGAACCCAATGTCAGCTGTAAGAAATGCGGCAGCACTAATTGTGAATTTAAACGCGGGATTGAGTCCGGTAATATTTTCAAACTGGGCACCAAATACAGCATCCCGATGAAATTGATATACACTGATGAAAACAATCAACAAAAACCGGTCGTGATGGGAAGTTATGGGATTGGGTTGGAGCGGTTAATGGCATCGGTAATTGAAGCTAGTAATGATAGCCGCGGCATGATCTGGCCGGAAAATATTGCGCCGTTTAAATTGCATTTAATTAGCATTGATAAAAATAAAAAAGCTGACGCTATTTACGAGAAATTGGTCGGCAAGGGTATTGAAGTATTTTATGATGATCGGGATGTTTCACCCGGAGAAAAATTTGCCGATGCCGATTTGATCGGTATTCCCTACCGCGCCACCGTAAGCCGTAAAACTGCCGGAAAAATTGAGCTGAAGCGCCGCACCGAGTCGGAAGTAAAATTAGTCACCACCGCCGAACTCCTCAAGTTACTCAAGTAA
- the argS gene encoding arginine--tRNA ligase: MTIAEKLHAAVQEAAIALWPIIELPGFDVVAPPSPEFGDFSTALPLTLAKIAQESPMSIAQKLQTHLQTQSLGFIKDITTTAPGYVNFLVDFSSLSEHLIQKILTQKHEYGTWREDKGKVLVEHTAINPNKAAHVGNLRNACLGDTVANILRTTGYQVEVQNYIDDTGAQVADILVAMENLPDKQGSEPFDYYCWNIYTKIHRMYEVDEKLVARRKEILKLTEEGNNETAQKALEIANQVVDRHLQTMSRLNIAYNLLVWERDIIDLGLWPTVFEKLKQKKLIKQPWRGVNKGAWIVEFGSTDREHKILVKSDGVATYTAKDLAYQLWKFGLLPIDFEYFVRTRQWNNEPLLTTAGGTLGIENLEPAERHFQKPNKVINVIDVRQSYPQEVIKETLTKLGYADAANNSIHLDYNVVKLSLGAVKELGIRPEVDKTEYAMSGREGIGVKIDDLMDKIEEKIAAVNPNLLPTDVQNLASSTLRYYMLRNRLHTEIIFDFDEALRTDGNTGVYLQYAYARSCNILNKVEQWRPLSQKLNIPAGLSLETKGLLKAIEEYPGALRAAETELDPSLLTDYAFALASQFAKFYEKNPVLSADPETKNFRLHLVASVKQILENLLEILGIIPLPKI, from the coding sequence ATGACTATCGCGGAAAAACTCCATGCAGCAGTTCAAGAAGCGGCCATCGCCTTATGGCCAATAATTGAATTGCCCGGTTTTGATGTCGTGGCACCTCCCTCGCCGGAATTCGGGGATTTTTCTACTGCCCTACCTTTGACTCTAGCAAAAATAGCGCAGGAGTCGCCTATGTCGATCGCCCAAAAGCTGCAAACCCACCTGCAAACCCAATCTTTAGGTTTTATTAAAGATATAACTACCACCGCTCCCGGTTATGTTAATTTTTTGGTTGATTTTTCTTCTTTAAGCGAACATCTGATCCAGAAGATTCTAACTCAAAAACATGAATACGGCACATGGCGGGAAGATAAAGGCAAAGTTCTAGTGGAACACACGGCTATCAACCCTAATAAAGCTGCCCATGTCGGCAATTTGCGCAATGCCTGTTTGGGTGATACTGTGGCCAATATTTTGCGCACTACTGGCTACCAAGTCGAGGTACAAAACTATATTGATGACACTGGCGCCCAAGTGGCTGATATTTTAGTGGCAATGGAGAATCTACCCGATAAACAAGGCAGCGAACCGTTTGATTACTATTGCTGGAATATCTACACCAAAATCCACAGAATGTACGAAGTGGACGAGAAATTGGTTGCCCGCCGCAAAGAGATTCTCAAGCTCACCGAGGAAGGCAATAATGAAACTGCCCAAAAAGCCTTGGAGATAGCCAACCAAGTGGTCGATCGCCATCTACAAACTATGTCTCGGCTCAACATTGCCTACAATCTTTTAGTTTGGGAAAGAGACATCATCGATCTCGGGCTCTGGCCAACTGTATTCGAGAAATTAAAACAAAAGAAGTTAATCAAACAGCCTTGGCGCGGAGTCAATAAAGGGGCCTGGATTGTGGAATTTGGTTCCACTGATCGCGAACATAAAATCTTGGTCAAAAGCGACGGGGTGGCTACCTACACCGCTAAAGATCTGGCTTATCAACTTTGGAAATTCGGCTTACTCCCGATTGATTTTGAATATTTTGTCCGTACTCGCCAGTGGAATAATGAACCATTACTTACCACCGCTGGCGGAACTTTGGGAATTGAGAATCTGGAACCGGCTGAACGGCATTTCCAGAAACCCAATAAAGTTATTAACGTAATTGATGTCAGGCAAAGTTATCCGCAGGAAGTGATCAAAGAAACTCTAACTAAGTTAGGGTATGCCGATGCTGCGAATAATTCCATCCACCTAGACTACAATGTGGTCAAGCTTTCATTGGGAGCTGTGAAAGAGTTAGGTATTAGACCGGAGGTGGACAAAACCGAGTATGCTATGTCCGGCCGGGAAGGTATTGGAGTTAAGATTGATGATTTGATGGATAAGATCGAAGAAAAAATTGCCGCTGTTAATCCCAATCTCCTCCCCACCGATGTACAAAATTTAGCTTCCTCAACCTTACGCTATTATATGCTCCGCAACCGGCTCCACACGGAAATTATTTTTGATTTTGACGAAGCATTAAGGACTGACGGCAATACCGGCGTTTACCTCCAATATGCTTATGCTAGAAGTTGTAATATCTTGAATAAAGTGGAACAATGGCGACCACTTAGCCAGAAATTGAATATACCGGCGGGGTTGTCGTTGGAGACTAAAGGATTACTCAAAGCAATCGAAGAATATCCGGGTGCTTTGCGGGCCGCTGAAACGGAATTAGATCCTTCACTACTCACTGACTACGCCTTTGCTTTGGCTAGCCAATTTGCTAAGTTCTACGAAAAAAACCCAGTTCTATCAGCTGATCCTGAAACTAAGAACTTCCGTTTGCATTTAGTCGCCAGCGTCAAACAAATCTTAGAGAATCTACTGGAAATTTTGGGTATCATTCCCCTTCCCAAGATCTAG
- a CDS encoding CapA family protein: protein MKIQDKIYLGLGVIFILYALVNFIDKPAPSVNQTNTPTEQPVKIIAVGDINLGRQTGQKILAGEIDYPFINIADYLKSADITFGNLESQLADLDGETQSPTNEYRFAGPPAGADSLNNAGFDIVSLANNHMWDYGKDRLFETMDNLDRTPIKYIGASRTTENLYHPVIMEVRNQKIAWFAVTAILNGYEKAGAKDYVAWADDDRLIEAIKQLRTPPAPPFTDGGMGGVDWIIVSMHRGVEYAATPSSTQIDFAHKVINAGANIVIGHHPHVPEGIENYNNGIIFYSLGNFAFWQPFDYWTQHSFAVEFTLKPDGTFDHTIVPINAGWQPKLSDEIDQTKIKEYLIKLSDKLNPAAAE, encoded by the coding sequence ATGAAAATACAGGATAAAATCTATCTCGGTTTAGGTGTAATCTTCATTTTGTACGCCTTGGTCAATTTTATTGATAAACCGGCTCCTAGCGTTAACCAAACCAATACTCCGACTGAACAACCTGTCAAAATCATTGCGGTCGGAGATATTAATTTGGGACGACAAACTGGCCAAAAGATCTTGGCCGGTGAGATTGATTATCCTTTTATTAATATTGCTGATTATTTAAAATCAGCTGACATCACTTTTGGTAATTTAGAAAGCCAATTGGCTGATTTGGATGGGGAAACTCAATCTCCCACTAATGAATATCGCTTTGCCGGGCCACCCGCCGGAGCCGACAGCCTAAATAATGCCGGTTTTGATATCGTTTCTCTCGCCAACAATCATATGTGGGATTATGGCAAAGATCGGCTATTCGAAACGATGGATAACTTGGATCGGACTCCGATTAAATATATTGGAGCTAGTAGAACCACAGAGAATCTCTATCATCCGGTGATTATGGAAGTGCGCAATCAAAAAATCGCTTGGTTCGCCGTTACTGCCATTTTAAACGGTTACGAAAAAGCGGGAGCAAAAGATTATGTAGCCTGGGCAGATGATGACCGCTTGATTGAGGCTATCAAACAATTAAGAACCCCTCCTGCACCTCCCTTTACCGATGGGGGGATGGGTGGGGTGGATTGGATCATCGTTTCGATGCATCGCGGTGTTGAATATGCCGCCACTCCGTCATCTACTCAAATCGATTTTGCCCATAAAGTGATTAATGCCGGAGCTAATATTGTGATCGGCCACCATCCCCATGTGCCAGAGGGGATTGAAAATTACAATAACGGGATAATTTTTTATTCGCTGGGGAACTTTGCCTTTTGGCAACCATTTGATTATTGGACCCAACACAGTTTTGCTGTGGAATTTACTTTAAAACCTGACGGCACATTTGATCACACTATTGTGCCGATCAATGCCGGCTGGCAACCTAAATTAAGTGACGAGATCGATCAAACCAAGATAAAAGAATATCTCATCAAATTATCCGATAAGCTCAACCCCGCAGCTGCCGAATAG
- a CDS encoding magnesium chelatase domain-containing protein, whose protein sequence is MALAKINSAAIVGLSATLVDTEVDISNGLPGFLIVGLPDKAVEEAKERVKSAIRNSNVQFPNRKITVNLAPADLRKEGPAYDLPIAVGIMLASEQIYKPDSAVFFGELALDGNIRPINGAILFASMAKDLHIKTIYLPAENALEASLIDEIEIIPVKNLKQLVAHLRKEINIPAHPQTAVDPSLLEQSFATDMKDISGQEQAKRALEIAAAGRHNILKLWAQCRQYAQI, encoded by the coding sequence ATGGCTCTGGCAAAAATAAATAGCGCGGCAATTGTAGGACTCTCCGCCACTTTAGTGGATACGGAAGTGGATATCAGCAATGGTCTGCCAGGTTTTCTGATAGTGGGACTCCCGGACAAAGCCGTGGAAGAAGCTAAAGAGCGAGTAAAATCAGCTATCAGGAACAGTAATGTGCAATTCCCCAATCGCAAGATTACCGTTAATTTAGCTCCAGCCGATTTGCGCAAAGAAGGACCAGCTTATGATCTGCCGATTGCAGTGGGGATTATGTTAGCCTCAGAACAAATTTATAAACCGGATAGTGCGGTGTTCTTTGGCGAATTAGCGTTGGACGGGAATATTCGCCCCATCAACGGAGCGATCCTGTTCGCCTCTATGGCTAAGGATCTGCACATTAAAACTATTTATCTACCCGCCGAAAATGCTTTAGAGGCTTCTCTGATCGATGAAATAGAAATTATTCCGGTCAAAAATTTAAAGCAACTGGTGGCTCATTTGCGTAAAGAAATTAATATTCCAGCCCACCCGCAAACTGCCGTGGACCCGTCGTTGTTGGAACAATCTTTCGCGACCGATATGAAAGATATTTCCGGGCAAGAACAAGCCAAGCGAGCCTTGGAAATCGCTGCTGCCGGCCGGCACAATATTCTCAAGTTATGGGCACAATGTAGACAATATGCCCAGATTTAA
- a CDS encoding NYN domain-containing protein, which translates to MGGKTYVFIDASNLFYGGKKSLGWTVDYEKLFIYLQQKYQAEKIYYFGGVETFNYQHDYLGCESVDLKGLKIELYSKMSYAADILVSVPANNLAAKEKLKENITNYISECQAQHKDVQQTAMACSKRFNCEFDAQKIKSFEELRSAYQKTKFYLKLQNFGYLLVVKPVKFYPQQDGTVTRKANCDVDLTFYLMKEKDNYKRAVVLAGDGDYLPVLKYLKDLEYEVIILARSHNTAQEIKKFAGSNFRDFIMLKKDLEQIEESQSIKRSGHTKYPLQV; encoded by the coding sequence ATGGGTGGAAAAACATACGTCTTCATTGATGCCTCTAATCTTTTTTATGGTGGGAAAAAGAGTCTAGGATGGACAGTTGATTATGAGAAACTCTTCATATACCTGCAGCAAAAATATCAAGCCGAAAAGATTTATTATTTTGGTGGCGTAGAAACATTCAATTACCAACACGATTATCTCGGTTGTGAATCAGTGGATTTGAAAGGATTAAAAATAGAGCTCTATAGTAAAATGAGTTATGCGGCTGACATTTTAGTATCTGTACCTGCAAATAACTTAGCTGCAAAGGAAAAGCTAAAAGAAAATATCACCAATTATATATCCGAATGTCAGGCCCAACACAAAGATGTCCAACAGACTGCAATGGCATGCAGTAAAAGATTTAATTGTGAATTTGATGCTCAAAAGATTAAATCATTCGAAGAGCTCAGGAGTGCTTATCAAAAAACTAAATTTTATTTGAAACTACAGAATTTTGGGTATTTATTGGTGGTAAAACCTGTTAAATTCTATCCGCAACAAGACGGCACAGTTACCAGAAAGGCAAATTGCGATGTAGACCTGACATTCTATTTAATGAAGGAGAAGGATAATTACAAGAGAGCCGTTGTATTAGCAGGTGACGGGGATTATCTACCAGTCTTAAAATATCTTAAAGACCTTGAGTATGAGGTAATTATTTTGGCTCGTTCGCATAATACTGCTCAAGAAATCAAGAAATTTGCTGGGAGTAATTTTAGAGATTTCATAATGCTAAAAAAGGACCTTGAACAAATTGAGGAGTCTCAATCTATCAAAAGAAGCGGACATACGAAATATCCGCTTCAGGTTTAG